Genomic window (Mycolicibacterium smegmatis):
GCGGTGATGCGGCCCGAGCGGTCGGCACCGATCGCGAGCCGCTGCCGGTTGCGTGGCCGGTATCCCGTGACGGCGTACAGATGCCTCCGGGTCAGCATCAGTTTGACCGGCCTCCGGACGTGGCGCGCCACATGTGCCGCGATGGCCTGATGCGGCCACACCTGGCCGGCGTTGCCGAAGGCACCGCCGACGAACGGCGATATGACACGGACGTTCTCCGCCGGCACGCCCAGCGCGTCGGCGTACTGCTGGCGGGCCCCGCTGACGGATTGCACCTTGTCCCACACCGTCAGACGATCGCCCTCCCACCGTGCCACGACCGCGTTGATCTCCATCGGATTGTGGTTGTTGCGTTCCATCGAACAGCGCAGGTCGGTCACCACGGCCGACCCGCGCAGTGCCGCGTCGGCGTCGCCGCGCGAGTAATCCCGTGTGGGAGTCGGGTTTTGGTCGGAGGCGTCTGGAGCGTCCATGTCGGTCAGCTGCGGTTGTGTCGAGTAGCGGACCGCCACAAGGGATGCGGCGTGGGTCGCTGCCTCGAGCGTGGTCGCGACCACGACGGCCACCGCCTGCCCGAACGCGCAGACCTGCTGCGGATCGTATTTCAATGTCAGACCGTCGAAGTCGGTGATGACATCGACCACCTCAGGTGCCCGCCTCGCCGCGTCGGTGTGGACGGCGTCCACCGCGCCACGAGCCACGGTGGCGCCGACCAGCACGGCGAACAGCGCGTCGGGAACCTCGGCGTCGGCGGCGTAGCGTGCCTGCCCGGTCACCTTGAGGCGTCCGTCGACACGGGGCACCGCACGTCCGGCAAGTGCCGGTGTGGCCTGCGGGGCGGTCATTGCACACCCGCGATGGTCTCGAGCTCACGGGCGACGGTGCGCTTGAGCAGTTCCACCTTGAATCCGTTCTCCGACAACGGCCGTGCGCCTTCAGCGGACAGGTCGGCCGCGGCGCGGATGGCGTCCGCGGTTGCCGGCCTGCCGGCCAGCGCGCGCTCCACCGCGGGCAGGCGCCACGGCACCGTGCCCACGCCGCCAGCCGCCACGCGGGCCGACCGGATCGTCGAGCCCTGTATGTCGAGCGCCACCGCGGCCGAACAGATCGCGAACTCGTACGACGTACGGTCGCGCACCTTGAGATATCCGGACCGGCGTGCCGGTGTCGCGGGAACCTCGACAGCGGTGATCAACTGACCCGGCCTCATGTTGTGCTCCTGCTCGGGCGTAGTCCCGGGCACACGGTAGAAATCCGCGAGGCGAACAATGTTCTCTCCGTCGGTGTCCCGCAGCACCACCCGTGCGTCGAGTGCGGTCAGCGCGACCGCGAGATCGGACGGGTGGGTGGCCACGCACTGGTCACTGGTGCCCAGGATGGCGTGCGTGCGGTTGCGCCCGCCGATCGCCGGACAACCGCTTCCCGGTTCGCGGCGGTTGCACGCGGACGTGACATCGCGAAAGTACAGGCAGCGTGGCCGTTGCATCAGATTGCCTCCGATGGAGGCCATGTTCCGCAGCTGAGCGGACGCGCTGAGGTTCAACGCCTCTGCGATGACGGGATATTCGGTGCGGACGACGGGATGCGCGGCCAGTTCGGACATCCGCACGAGTGCCCCGATGCGTAACCCGTCGCGGGTCACGTCGATCGCGCGGTACGGCAGCGCGTTGATGTCGACGAGGGATTCCGGTCGCTCGACGGTTTCCCGCATCAGGTCGACAAGGGTGGTGCCGCCCGCGACGTAGCGGCCGCCCGATCCGGCGGCGTTGAGGGCCGATCGTTCGTCGGCGGCCTTGGTGAAGGTGAACGGATGCACGGATCATTCCCCCTGACGTGCGACGGCGGCCACCGCGTCGACGATGTTGACGTAGGCTCCGCAGCGACAGATGTTGCCGCTCATCGATTCTCGGATCTCCTCGGGTGAATTGGCGTGGCCCTCCCGGATGCACGCGACGCCCGACATGATCTGGCCTGGCGTGCAATAGCCACACTGCAGCGCGTCGCGGTCGATGAACGCCTGCTGCAACGGATGCAGGCGGCCGTTGTCTTCCAGGCCCTCGATCGTGGTGATCTCGGCCCCGTCGTGCATGACCGCCAGGGTCAGGCACGACACCACACGTTCTCCGTTGAGATGGATGGTGCAGGCACCGCATGCGCCTTGGTCGCAGCCCTTTTTCGTGCCGGTGAGCCCGACGCGTTCACGCAGCATGTCCAGCAGCGAGGTGCGGTTGTCGACGTCGACCACACGTTGCTCGCCGTTGATGCTCATCCGTACTGTGGTCGATTCTGCTTGGGGTTCAACATCTTGGGTGGAACAACTCGCGAGCAGCGGCAGGGTCATCGCACCGCCGACCGTGATCGAGGCGCCGATGAACGTGCGTCGTCGGATCTGCCACGCAAGTGCTTCAGCGGTGTCGTGCGTTTCGTGTGTCGTCACGTGCTCTCCTCCTGACGTCGGCGATGTCACGCGGACGACCGCCGATGTGCCAACCCTATGTACGTGACGGCGGGTCTCCCCGAAGCTCATAGGAAACACATATGAACATGGCAGGTGATGCCGATTCGGGTCACCGTCGGACTCCGATACGGTTGTGATGCAGCGTGATTCGCTGGTTCCCCAAATGAAGAGGTTGTCGTGCGCGATGAACCAGCGGGCGCGTTCCTCACCGGTCAGATCGGCGAGGTGCTCGAAACCGACGAAATACGCCTCACGTGGCGCACCGGGTGAAAACAACATCAGCAACGATGTCGGGGCGTCGGCCTCGTTGCGGAAGCCATGAATGCGCCCGGGCGGCGCGTAGGGAAAATCGCCCTGATTTCCATCGGCTCTACTACCGCCAGTCGTAGAGCCAGATTGGTACTTGACCCTGCCGAACGAGTCGGCGGTGACCAGCCTGGCCGCGGGCGGTCGTTCGGGGCGGCGGATAACCTAGCAGATATCAGAACGCTGGCTGGTGACGTCAGGAGGGCGCATGAGGGCACTGCTGTCGCGCGAGGTCGGCGACGCGATCCGCGACTACATCGTCGAACACGGTCTCAAGCCGGGTGATGCCCTGCCGTCCGAGGGTGAGCTGGCGACGCTGCTCGACGTCGGAAAGACCTCGGTGCGCGAGGCGCTGCGCCGGCTGGAAGCGCACGGCGTCGTCGAGGTACGGCGGGGGAGGGGCCTGTTCGTCGGCACGTTCAGTTTCGGTCCGCTCATCGAGCACCTGCCGTACGGGCTGCAGGCCGACAACGTCCCGCTGCGCCAACTCCTGCAGGCGCGCCGTGCCCTGGAGGAGGGCCTGGTGTGCGAGGTCGCCAGGGTGATCACGGCCGAGGACCTCGACCGCCTCGACGCGCTCGTCGAGCAGATGCGGGCGCACACCGTCGACGGGCGGGTGCCCGCCGAGGTCGATCAGGCGTTTCACCAGGCGCTCTTCGCGCCACTCGGCAATCCGTTCGTGCTGCAGTTGATCGACGTCTTCTGGAGCATCTTCCGGCGTGCGTCGGACCGCATCGTTCTGGACCTGCGACGCCCCACCGCCGAGGACCATGCCGCGATCGTCGACGCGCTGCGCTCCGGCGACCGTGCCGCGATGACCGACGCCGTGGCCCGGCACTTCGAGGATCTGCAGCGCAGCCTCGACGCCGAAGTGAACAGTCCGCTCGCGGACGAGGTGAACAGTCCGCTCGCGGACGAAGTGAAGAGTCCGCTCGCGGACGGAGCCGACGAACCCTCTTGATGTGACCTGGGTCATGGAGTAGCGTCCGCCTGGACACCACATATCTGATATCCCATAAGTCAGGGGCGCCATGGCCAACTCCAGAGCCGGTGAGGAATCGCTGACCCCCACGCAATGGAAACAGTTCTTCGCTGCGTGGCTGGGCTACCTCCTCGATGGCTTCGACTTCCTGCTCATCACGCTCGTCCTCACCGAGGTCGCCGACGAATTCGACCTCGACCTGGTGACCGCGTCGACCCTGGTCAGCGCGGCCTTCGTGTCCCGCTGGTTCGGGGGCCTGCTGCTCGGCGCGATCGGCGACCGATTCGGCCGGCAACCCGCGATGGTCATCAGCATCCTGTGCTTCTCGATCGGCAGCTTCCTGTGCGGTCTGTCGTGGGGGTACTGGTCGTTGTTCGTCTTCCGCGCGATCGTCGGCCTCGGCATGGCCGGCGAGTACGCCTCCAGCGTGACGTACGCGATGGAGTCCTGGCCCAAGCGATTCCGCAACCGGGCCAGCGGCGCGCTGCTGTCGGCCTATCCGATCGGTGTGGTGCTGGCCAGTCAGCTGTACGCGGTGGTGGTTCCGCATCTCGGATGGCGGTGGATGTTCTTCATCGGCCTGGTGCCCGCGTTCGTCGCATGGTGGATGCGGCGCACCCTGCCCGAGGCCCAGGAATGGCAGAGCAGCGTCGGCCGCAGCGGGGCAACCCGCACCACCATGCAGCTGTTGTTCAGCGGCGGCAGGCGACAACTCAACATCGGCGTCACCGTTGTCGCGGTCGCGGTACTGGTACTCATCTTCAGCCGCACCGTCACCGGCCTGGGTGTCTGGCCGCTCGCGGTGATCGCCGCGGCCTGCTTCTACGCACTCGCGCGTCAGATCGCCGGGACGCTCACGCCGATGTTCGTCATGCTCGTCGTGACCGTCCTGGCCGCGTTCCTGTACTCCTGGCCGACACAATCGCTGCTGCCCACCTATCTCAAGACCGAACTGCACTTCGACCCCGCCCAGGTGAGCCGTGTCCTGTTGTGGGCCGGCCTGGGATACGCTGCGGGATCGGTGATCTCGGGCGTGATCGCCGACCGGTTGGGTACCCGGCGCACCTACGTGCTCGGGCTGGTGATCTCCCTGGCGTTCGTGGTGCCGGTGTTCGCCCTCGACGGTGCGCACATCGTGTGGCTGTGGGTGCTGATCTTCGGGCTGCAGTTCACCAGCCAGGGCATCTCAGGGCTGCTGCCGAAGTTCCTGTCCGACCACCTACCGGTCAACGTGCGGGCGAGTTCGCTCGGATTCTGTTACAACATAGGTGCTTTGGGTGGTGCGGTCGCGCCCATCGCGGGTGCGTCCATCGCGGAATCGATCGGCCTGGGCAACGCACTGATGGTGCTCACATTGAGCTTCACCACCCTGTTGGCCATCCTCGTCGGCTTCGACATACCCCGGCGGTTCGCCCCGAAGGATCTCGAGAAGGAAGAGGGGGTTTCGGTATGACCCGAGAATTGACCTCAGATCTGGCGGGCATCATCCCGCCGCTGACCACACCGCTCACGGCCGACGGCGACGTCGACACCGCGTCGCTGGAACGTCTGTGCGGGTTTTTGCTCGACGCAGGCGTCGACGGACTCTTCGTCTGTGGGTCCTCGGGTGAGGTGGCGTTGCTGTCGGACGCCCAACGCGCCAAGGCTATCCAGGTCGCCGCCGGTGCGGCGTCGGGTCAGGTGCCGGTGCTCGGGGGCATCATCGACACCGGCACGGCGCGGGTCGTCGACCACGCTCTCGCGGCCCAGAAAGCCGGTGCCGACGCCGTCGTGGCGACGCCGCCGTTCTACGTCGCACCGCATGCCGACGAGGTGATCCGGCACTACCGGCTGATCGCCGCTGCGGTCGACGTACCCGTGGTGGCCTACGACATTCCCAGCGCCACCCACTCACCGCTGACGCGATCCGTCGTCGCGCAGCTCGCGGGCGAGAAAACCGTTGCCGCGCTCAAGGATTCGAGCGGTGACCTGGACGGATTCCGTGCTCACCTGGCGGCGAACGCCGACACGGGGCTGCGGGTGTTCACCGGGTCGGAGACCATGACCGATGTGGCGCTGAACCTGGGTGCACACGGCGCGGTGCCTGGCCTGGCCAACGTCGACCCGCACGGCTACGTCCGGATCCGCCAGGCCGCGCGTGCCGGCGACTGGGCCACCGCGGCGTCCGAACAGGAGCGGCTGCGGCGCATCTTCGCGATCGTCGACGTCGCGGACCGCAGCCGGATCGGCTTCACCGCGGGTGCGCTCGGCGCGTTCAAGGCCGCCCAGTACTTGCGCGGTGTCATCGACACGCCGCGGTGCGCCGATCCGCTGCTCCCGCTGGAGAGCAGCGAGATCGACGCCGTGCGAACCATTCTCGAGCGCGAGGGCGTCCTCGGCTAGGCCTGCTGCAACTGCGTGCCGACGGGGAACGTCACGCCCGTGAGTTCCTCGGACACCGCCCACAGCCGGCGCTGCAGATCGGCGTCGTGCGACTGGGCGCTGGACGCCACCACCTTGGGGTAGCCCCGCGTCTCGCCGATCCCGTCGGGGCCGAAGTACTGCCCACCGAGGGCGCCCGGGTCGGTCGCGGCGCGCAGTGTCGGCAGCGCCCCGAGGGCGGCGTCCTGCGCCAGCGGGGTCACGAGGCGCTCCAGGGGACCAGGCAGGTGGCGAGCGAGTTCGGTGTTCGACGCGCCCGGATGAGCGGCCAGGGCCGTGGTCTGGTGACCGGTGAGGCGGCGCTGCAGCTCATAGGTGAACAGCAGGTTGGCCAACTTCGACTGCCCGTATGCCGCGACCCGGTTGTAGCGGCGTTCCCACTGCAGATCGTCGAAGTGGATCTTCGCGAGGATGCGGTGGCCCTGGCTGCTGACCGTGACGACGCGCGAGCCCGGCACCGTCAGCATGCGATCGAGCAGCAGGCCGGTCAGCGCGAAGTGGCCCAGATGGTTGGTGCCGAACTGCAGCTCGAAACCGTCCTCGGTGGTCTGCCGCGGTGGCCACATGACGCCCGCGTTGTTGATGAGCAGGTCGATCCGGTCGAACTTGCCCTTGAGGTCGTCGGCGGCTGCGCGCACCGAGGCCAGCGACCCCAGGTCGAGCTGCTGCAACTCCAGGTCTGCGGTGGGCGCGCTGCGCGCGATCCAGTCGACCGCGGCCTTGCCCTTGTCCAGATTGCGCACCGCGAGCACCACATGGGCGCCCTTGGCGGCAAGCGCCTTTGCGGTTTCGAGGCCGAGGCCGGTGTTGGCGCCCGTGACGATCGCGACGCGGCCTGTTTGATCGGGAATCCTGGCGGTGGTCCATTTGGTCATGGGAGACTCCTCGTGAGCGGTATCCGGAGTGAGCGCCCCGGTTGACCCGACTATACGGAACGTGCGCCCCGTTTTGTCAACGGTGATGTGGTGATGAGGTGATGTCGATGCGTGCCGATGCGGCCCGCAACCGGGCCCGGGTGCTGGAAGTGGCCTATGAGGCGTTCGCCGAAGACGGGCTGGCGGTCCCGATCGACGAGATCGCCCGCCGGGCCGGCGTCGGTGCGGGCACGGTCTATCGGCACTTCCCGTCCAAAGAGGATCTGTACCGGGCCGTCGTCGTCGAGCGCATCCGCGAGGTGGTCGGTCAGGGGAGGGCCCTGCTCGCCGACGGCGATCCGGGGGAGGCGCTGTTCGACTACCTGCGGCTGATGGTGCTGCAGTGCGGTGCCGCCGACCGCGGGCTCGTCGAAGCGCTCGCCGGTGCCGGGATCGACGTCAAGACCATGGTTCCCGACGCCGAGGACGAATACATGGAGATGCTCGGCGGGCTGCTGCGGGCCGCGCAGCGGGCGGGCACGGTGCGTGGCGATGTCACCGCCACCGACGTCAAGGCGCTCCTCGTCGGCTGCCAGGCCATGCAGGCCTACGACGCCACCGCCGCGGAACATCTGACGGGTGTGGTGTTCGACGGCCTTCGCGTCGCGCCGGCTTCAGTACCGTCGCGGTGAAACGGCGCTGATGCCGAACCCGGCGGCGCGCGTCGGGGGCACCCCCACAACCTTGCACTCACCATGCCCGAGTGCTAAGAATGCAGTTGGCACTCTCGATTCGTGAGTGCTAGGTCGGGACGGTGAGGCCGGGGCCGCACCTGCGGGAGCACACCCCCAGCCGTCCGTCGCGGGCACTGCACCTGACCACCGAACGTGCGATCCCCAATCCGGAGGAACACTTCGCAATGGCTAAGACAATTGCGTATGACGAAGAGGCCCGTCGCGGCCTCGAGCGGGGCCTCAACAGCCTCGCCGACGCGGTAAAGGTGACGCTGGGCCCCAAGGGTCGCAACGTCGTCCTGGAGAAGAAGTGGGGCGCCCCCACGATCACCAACGATGGTGTGTCCATCGCCAAGGAGATCGAGCTCGAGGACCCCTACGAGAAGATCGGTGCTGAGCTCGTCAAAGAGGTCGCCAAGAAGACCGACGATGTCGCTGGCGACGGCACCACCACCGCCACCGTCCTGGCTCAGGCCCTGGTTCGCGAAGGCCTGCGCAACGTCGCTGCCGGCGCCAACCCGCTCGGCCTGAAGCGCGGCATCGAGAAGGCCGTCGAGAAGGTCACCGAGACCCTGCTGAAGTCCGCCAAGGAGGTGGAGACCAAGGAGCAGATCGCTGCCACCGCCGGTATCTCCGCCGGTGACCAGTCCATCGGCGACCTGATCGCCGAGGCCATGGACAAGGTCGGCAACGAGGGTGTCATCACCGTCGAGGAGTCCAACACCTTCGGCCTGCAGCTCGAGCTCACC
Coding sequences:
- a CDS encoding FAD binding domain-containing protein, translated to MHPFTFTKAADERSALNAAGSGGRYVAGGTTLVDLMRETVERPESLVDINALPYRAIDVTRDGLRIGALVRMSELAAHPVVRTEYPVIAEALNLSASAQLRNMASIGGNLMQRPRCLYFRDVTSACNRREPGSGCPAIGGRNRTHAILGTSDQCVATHPSDLAVALTALDARVVLRDTDGENIVRLADFYRVPGTTPEQEHNMRPGQLITAVEVPATPARRSGYLKVRDRTSYEFAICSAAVALDIQGSTIRSARVAAGGVGTVPWRLPAVERALAGRPATADAIRAAADLSAEGARPLSENGFKVELLKRTVARELETIAGVQ
- a CDS encoding (2Fe-2S)-binding protein, which codes for MTLPLLASCSTQDVEPQAESTTVRMSINGEQRVVDVDNRTSLLDMLRERVGLTGTKKGCDQGACGACTIHLNGERVVSCLTLAVMHDGAEITTIEGLEDNGRLHPLQQAFIDRDALQCGYCTPGQIMSGVACIREGHANSPEEIRESMSGNICRCGAYVNIVDAVAAVARQGE
- a CDS encoding FadR/GntR family transcriptional regulator produces the protein MRALLSREVGDAIRDYIVEHGLKPGDALPSEGELATLLDVGKTSVREALRRLEAHGVVEVRRGRGLFVGTFSFGPLIEHLPYGLQADNVPLRQLLQARRALEEGLVCEVARVITAEDLDRLDALVEQMRAHTVDGRVPAEVDQAFHQALFAPLGNPFVLQLIDVFWSIFRRASDRIVLDLRRPTAEDHAAIVDALRSGDRAAMTDAVARHFEDLQRSLDAEVNSPLADEVNSPLADEVKSPLADGADEPS
- a CDS encoding MFS transporter — protein: MANSRAGEESLTPTQWKQFFAAWLGYLLDGFDFLLITLVLTEVADEFDLDLVTASTLVSAAFVSRWFGGLLLGAIGDRFGRQPAMVISILCFSIGSFLCGLSWGYWSLFVFRAIVGLGMAGEYASSVTYAMESWPKRFRNRASGALLSAYPIGVVLASQLYAVVVPHLGWRWMFFIGLVPAFVAWWMRRTLPEAQEWQSSVGRSGATRTTMQLLFSGGRRQLNIGVTVVAVAVLVLIFSRTVTGLGVWPLAVIAAACFYALARQIAGTLTPMFVMLVVTVLAAFLYSWPTQSLLPTYLKTELHFDPAQVSRVLLWAGLGYAAGSVISGVIADRLGTRRTYVLGLVISLAFVVPVFALDGAHIVWLWVLIFGLQFTSQGISGLLPKFLSDHLPVNVRASSLGFCYNIGALGGAVAPIAGASIAESIGLGNALMVLTLSFTTLLAILVGFDIPRRFAPKDLEKEEGVSV
- a CDS encoding dihydrodipicolinate synthase family protein, coding for MTRELTSDLAGIIPPLTTPLTADGDVDTASLERLCGFLLDAGVDGLFVCGSSGEVALLSDAQRAKAIQVAAGAASGQVPVLGGIIDTGTARVVDHALAAQKAGADAVVATPPFYVAPHADEVIRHYRLIAAAVDVPVVAYDIPSATHSPLTRSVVAQLAGEKTVAALKDSSGDLDGFRAHLAANADTGLRVFTGSETMTDVALNLGAHGAVPGLANVDPHGYVRIRQAARAGDWATAASEQERLRRIFAIVDVADRSRIGFTAGALGAFKAAQYLRGVIDTPRCADPLLPLESSEIDAVRTILEREGVLG
- a CDS encoding SDR family NAD(P)-dependent oxidoreductase, translating into MTKWTTARIPDQTGRVAIVTGANTGLGLETAKALAAKGAHVVLAVRNLDKGKAAVDWIARSAPTADLELQQLDLGSLASVRAAADDLKGKFDRIDLLINNAGVMWPPRQTTEDGFELQFGTNHLGHFALTGLLLDRMLTVPGSRVVTVSSQGHRILAKIHFDDLQWERRYNRVAAYGQSKLANLLFTYELQRRLTGHQTTALAAHPGASNTELARHLPGPLERLVTPLAQDAALGALPTLRAATDPGALGGQYFGPDGIGETRGYPKVVASSAQSHDADLQRRLWAVSEELTGVTFPVGTQLQQA
- a CDS encoding TetR/AcrR family transcriptional regulator, with protein sequence MRADAARNRARVLEVAYEAFAEDGLAVPIDEIARRAGVGAGTVYRHFPSKEDLYRAVVVERIREVVGQGRALLADGDPGEALFDYLRLMVLQCGAADRGLVEALAGAGIDVKTMVPDAEDEYMEMLGGLLRAAQRAGTVRGDVTATDVKALLVGCQAMQAYDATAAEHLTGVVFDGLRVAPASVPSR